A single genomic interval of Falco cherrug isolate bFalChe1 chromosome 8, bFalChe1.pri, whole genome shotgun sequence harbors:
- the TSN gene encoding translin isoform X2: MSVSDMFIALQGVLTADQDIREEIRKVVQALEQTAREILTLLQGVHQGDGFQAIPKKCQKAREHFSTVRTQLESLKTKFPADQYYRFHEHWRFVLQRLVFLAAFVVYLESETLVTREAVAEILGIEAERERGFHLDIEDYLSGVLTLASELSRLAVNSVTAGDYSRPLRISTFINELDSGFRLLNLKNDSLRKRYDGLKYDVKKIEEVVYDLSIRGLNKEATVAVGGEK, from the exons ATGTCGGTGAGCGACATGTTCATCGCGCTGCAGGGCGTCCTCACCGCCGACCAGGACATCCGCGAG GAGATCCGGAAGGTGGTGCAGGCGCTGGAGCAGACGGCCCGGGAGATCCTGACGCTGCTGCAGGGCGTGCACCAGGGAGACGGCTTCCAGGCCA taccAAAGAAATGTCAGAAGGCTCGTGAACACTTCAGTACAGTGAGAACGCAGCTGGAATCTCTGAAGACCAAGTTTCCTGCTGATCAGTATTACAG ATTTCATGAGCACTGGAGGTTTGTGCTTCAGCGGTTGGTGTTTCTGGCAGCATTTGTAGTCTACTTGGAGTCAGAAACGTTAGTGACCCGAGAAGCTGTTGCAGAAATACTTGGGA TTGAAGCTGAGCGAGAGCGGGGCTTTCACCTGGACATTGAAGACTATCTTTCTGGTGTATTAACACTCGCCAGTGAGCTG TCCAGACTGGCAGTGAACAGTGTCACAGCTGGTGACTATTCTCGCCCTCTCCGCATCTCCACTTTTATCAACGAGCTGGATTCTGGCTTCCGTCTCCTCAACCTGAAGAATGACTCTCTGAGGAAACGTTACGATGGCCTGAAATACGATGTCAAGAAAATTGAGGAAGTGGTTTACGATTTGTCCATCAGAGGACTCAATAAGGAGGCAACGGTTGCTGTGGGTGGAGAGAAATGA
- the NIFK gene encoding LOW QUALITY PROTEIN: MKI67 FHA domain-interacting nucleolar phosphoprotein (The sequence of the model RefSeq protein was modified relative to this genomic sequence to represent the inferred CDS: inserted 1 base in 1 codon) yields the protein MEGAAGSGAPAPASFLALEPQLQRELQQKVQRASKNRAAKEELTPGVVYVGHLPRWLCEPQLYQYFQQFGTVTRLRLSRSKKTGNSKGYGFIEFESDDVAKIVADTMNNYLFSERLLKCQFISPERVHENLFKNSNKIFRKPSLPAVRRYNKIRSLVQKARMTKRLLRKEKLLRKRLAEKGLDYDFPGFAAQDLSIKRKKVKTSKQSKPNVSLSSQDPTPVCTPTVLERRKGSQMDDDAEDNEVTLRLPPTSVKNAVQRPKKQPRKRXKPEKTKIDLKCWWL from the exons ATGGAGGGGGCAGCGGGGTCGGGTGCGCCTGCACCGGCATCGTTCCTGGCCTTGGAGCCGCAGCTGCAGCGCGAGTTACAGCAGAAGGTGCAGCGGGCCAGCAAGAACCGGGCAGCCAAG GAGGAGCTGACGCCGGGCGTGGTGTACGTGGGGCACCTCCCGCGGTGGCTCTGCGAGCCGCAGCTCTACCAGTACTTCCAGCAGTTCGGCACCGTGACGCGGCTCCGGCTCTCGAGGAGTAAGAAG ACTGGAAATAGCAAAGGCTATGGATTTATAGAATTTGAGTCCGATGATGTGGCCAAAATTGTTGCAGACACAATGAACAATtacctgttttctgaaagattgCTAAAGT GTCAGTTCATATCTCCTGAAAGGGTCCATGAAAACCTCTtcaaaaacagtaacaaaatattTCGGAAGCCTTCTCTGCCAGCAGTCAGGCGGTACAATAAGATACGTTCACTGGTTCAGAAGGCACGGATGACAAAGCGGCTGCTACGGAAGGAGAAACTTTTACGGAAGAGGCTGGCTGAAAAGGGGCTCGATTATGACTTCCCAGGATTT GCTGCACAGGATCTTtccataaagagaaaaaaagttaaaacatcCAAGCAATCAAAACCAAACGTTTCTTTGAGCAGCCAG GATCCTACTCCGGTCTGTACTCCAACAGTGCTTGAGCGCCGGAAAGGTTCTCAGATGGATGATGATGCAGAGGACAATGAAGTAACTCTCAGACTGCCCCCTACCAGTGTAAAGAATGCTGTGCAGAGACCAAAGAAGCAGCCAAGAAAAA TCAaacctgaaaaaacaaaaatagactTAAAATGTTGGTGGCTGTAG
- the TSN gene encoding translin isoform X1 yields the protein MPVQAHPTPLPPPCRARRRRKRVTAPAGGGKGAQARGAVAQLRGPAPPPRQRGQRGPPGRALRRGAPRWGEQLPAGTRRRRQPPGSSGRCGAARSGAARAAPRRRRRRPPAGAKGPGGGRRWHHVGERHVHRAAGRPHRRPGHPRVPKKCQKAREHFSTVRTQLESLKTKFPADQYYRFHEHWRFVLQRLVFLAAFVVYLESETLVTREAVAEILGIEAERERGFHLDIEDYLSGVLTLASELSRLAVNSVTAGDYSRPLRISTFINELDSGFRLLNLKNDSLRKRYDGLKYDVKKIEEVVYDLSIRGLNKEATVAVGGEK from the exons ATGCCGGTGCAGGCGCACCCGACCCCGCTGCCCCCTCCATGCCGCGCTCGCCGCCGCCGGAAGCGCGTCACTGCCCCGGCAGGCGGCGGTAAGGGCGCGCAGGCGCGGGGCGCGGTCGCCCAGCTACGGGGCCCGGCACCGCCACCACGTCAGCGGGGCCAGCGCGGCCCCCCGGGTCGGGCTCTGAGGCGCGGAGCCCCCCGCTGGGGCGAGCAGCTCCCCGCGGGCACCCGCCGGCGCCGCCAACCTCCCGGCTCCTCTGGCCGCTGCGGCGCGGCGCGGTCAGGCGCGGCACGGGCAGCCCCGCGCCGGCGGCGGCGAAGGCCACCTGCGGGCGCGAAAGGCCCCGGGGGCGGGAGGCGGTGGCACCATGTCGGTGAGCGACATGTTCATCGCGCTGCAGGGCGTCCTCACCGCCGACCAGGACATCCGCGAG taccAAAGAAATGTCAGAAGGCTCGTGAACACTTCAGTACAGTGAGAACGCAGCTGGAATCTCTGAAGACCAAGTTTCCTGCTGATCAGTATTACAG ATTTCATGAGCACTGGAGGTTTGTGCTTCAGCGGTTGGTGTTTCTGGCAGCATTTGTAGTCTACTTGGAGTCAGAAACGTTAGTGACCCGAGAAGCTGTTGCAGAAATACTTGGGA TTGAAGCTGAGCGAGAGCGGGGCTTTCACCTGGACATTGAAGACTATCTTTCTGGTGTATTAACACTCGCCAGTGAGCTG TCCAGACTGGCAGTGAACAGTGTCACAGCTGGTGACTATTCTCGCCCTCTCCGCATCTCCACTTTTATCAACGAGCTGGATTCTGGCTTCCGTCTCCTCAACCTGAAGAATGACTCTCTGAGGAAACGTTACGATGGCCTGAAATACGATGTCAAGAAAATTGAGGAAGTGGTTTACGATTTGTCCATCAGAGGACTCAATAAGGAGGCAACGGTTGCTGTGGGTGGAGAGAAATGA